In the Sarcophilus harrisii chromosome 3, mSarHar1.11, whole genome shotgun sequence genome, one interval contains:
- the MLF1 gene encoding myeloid leukemia factor 1 isoform X3: protein MFGPSRSNFEEDPFFSDTFSSQSENMRQMMKSLAQPFGQLLSIAGGGRARHDDDDDDDKVSCCARNHALVPFSSFGDPSSLMPFGSFGAMNTDVNPFQAMDRMMSNMRQNMQDLQRRFSDMSVDPEGHSYCSSSIMTFSKVGNEPPKVFQASSQTRRAPGGIKETRKSLKDSDTGIEKMAVGHHIYDRAHVINRLKNSKTGDQELNQEFINMREADARDFNNEWQSQILKVIQSGKRNLEGTRIRNGHSDGSLPYEDISRRERPRQRSIESQRRPRAFEEALQIKGSSVKSNKK from the exons AGACACCTTTTCTTCTCAGAGTGAAAATATGCGTCAAATGATGAAAAGTTTGGCTCAGCCTTTTGGACAACTTCTCAGCATTGCTGGTGGTGGGAGAGCTCGTCacgatgatgacgatgatgatgataaagtttCTTGTTGT GCAAGGAACCATGCCCTTGTTCCTTTTAGCAGTTTTGGTGATCCATCTTCACTTATGCCTTTTGGGAGCTTTGGTGCCATG AATACAGATGTCAACCCTTTTCAGGCAATGGACAGAATGATGTCAAATATGCGACAAAATATGCAGGATTTACAAAGACGTTTT AGTGATATGTCAGTTGATCCAGAAGGACACTCCTACTGTTCTTCTTCCATTATGACCTTCTCCAAAGTAGGTAATGAGCCTCCaaaggttttccaagcttcttctCAGACGCGGAGAGCTCCTGGGGGG ATTAAGGAAACCAGGAAATCACTGAAAGATTCTGACACTGGAATAGAAAAAATGGCTGTGGGTCATCACATTTATGATCGGGCTCATGTCATAAATAGGCTAAAAAACAGCAAAACTGGTGACCAGGAGTTGAACCAAGAGTTCATCAATATGCGGGAAG CCGATGCCCGAGACTTCAATAACGAATGGCAAAGCCAAATTCTAAAAGTCATCCAGTCAGGAAAGAGGAACCTGGAAGGCACGAGAATAAGAAATGGTCACTCTGACGGTTCGTTGCCCTATGAAGACATTTCCAGAAG GGAGAGACCTCGCCAAAGATCCATCGAAAGCCAAAGAAGACCAAGGGCTTTTGAGGAAGCTCTTCAAATAAAGGGATCATCTGTCAAatccaacaaaaaataa
- the MLF1 gene encoding myeloid leukemia factor 1 isoform X1, which produces MFGPSRSNFEEDPFFSDTFSSQSENMRQMMKSLAQPFGQLLSIAGGGRARHDDDDDDDKVSCCNTDVNPFQAMDRMMSNMRQNMQDLQRRFSDMSVDPEGHSYCSSSIMTFSKVGNEPPKVFQASSQTRRAPGGIKETRKSLKDSDTGIEKMAVGHHIYDRAHVINRLKNSKTGDQELNQEFINMREADARDFNNEWQSQILKVIQSGKRNLEGTRIRNGHSDGSLPYEDISRRERPRQRSIESQRRPRAFEEALQIKGSSVKSNKK; this is translated from the exons AGACACCTTTTCTTCTCAGAGTGAAAATATGCGTCAAATGATGAAAAGTTTGGCTCAGCCTTTTGGACAACTTCTCAGCATTGCTGGTGGTGGGAGAGCTCGTCacgatgatgacgatgatgatgataaagtttCTTGTTGT AATACAGATGTCAACCCTTTTCAGGCAATGGACAGAATGATGTCAAATATGCGACAAAATATGCAGGATTTACAAAGACGTTTT AGTGATATGTCAGTTGATCCAGAAGGACACTCCTACTGTTCTTCTTCCATTATGACCTTCTCCAAAGTAGGTAATGAGCCTCCaaaggttttccaagcttcttctCAGACGCGGAGAGCTCCTGGGGGG ATTAAGGAAACCAGGAAATCACTGAAAGATTCTGACACTGGAATAGAAAAAATGGCTGTGGGTCATCACATTTATGATCGGGCTCATGTCATAAATAGGCTAAAAAACAGCAAAACTGGTGACCAGGAGTTGAACCAAGAGTTCATCAATATGCGGGAAG CCGATGCCCGAGACTTCAATAACGAATGGCAAAGCCAAATTCTAAAAGTCATCCAGTCAGGAAAGAGGAACCTGGAAGGCACGAGAATAAGAAATGGTCACTCTGACGGTTCGTTGCCCTATGAAGACATTTCCAGAAG GGAGAGACCTCGCCAAAGATCCATCGAAAGCCAAAGAAGACCAAGGGCTTTTGAGGAAGCTCTTCAAATAAAGGGATCATCTGTCAAatccaacaaaaaataa
- the MLF1 gene encoding myeloid leukemia factor 1 isoform X2, whose amino-acid sequence MFGPSRSNFEEDPFFSDTFSSQSENMRQMMKSLAQPFGQLLSIAGGGRARHDDDDDDDKVSCCSDMSVDPEGHSYCSSSIMTFSKVGNEPPKVFQASSQTRRAPGGIKETRKSLKDSDTGIEKMAVGHHIYDRAHVINRLKNSKTGDQELNQEFINMREADARDFNNEWQSQILKVIQSGKRNLEGTRIRNGHSDGSLPYEDISRRERPRQRSIESQRRPRAFEEALQIKGSSVKSNKK is encoded by the exons AGACACCTTTTCTTCTCAGAGTGAAAATATGCGTCAAATGATGAAAAGTTTGGCTCAGCCTTTTGGACAACTTCTCAGCATTGCTGGTGGTGGGAGAGCTCGTCacgatgatgacgatgatgatgataaagtttCTTGTTGT AGTGATATGTCAGTTGATCCAGAAGGACACTCCTACTGTTCTTCTTCCATTATGACCTTCTCCAAAGTAGGTAATGAGCCTCCaaaggttttccaagcttcttctCAGACGCGGAGAGCTCCTGGGGGG ATTAAGGAAACCAGGAAATCACTGAAAGATTCTGACACTGGAATAGAAAAAATGGCTGTGGGTCATCACATTTATGATCGGGCTCATGTCATAAATAGGCTAAAAAACAGCAAAACTGGTGACCAGGAGTTGAACCAAGAGTTCATCAATATGCGGGAAG CCGATGCCCGAGACTTCAATAACGAATGGCAAAGCCAAATTCTAAAAGTCATCCAGTCAGGAAAGAGGAACCTGGAAGGCACGAGAATAAGAAATGGTCACTCTGACGGTTCGTTGCCCTATGAAGACATTTCCAGAAG GGAGAGACCTCGCCAAAGATCCATCGAAAGCCAAAGAAGACCAAGGGCTTTTGAGGAAGCTCTTCAAATAAAGGGATCATCTGTCAAatccaacaaaaaataa